CCCGGTCAGGGACGCCCTGCTCGCCATCGAGCGCGGCGACACCGGCGAGCAGAACTTCGCCCTCGTCGGCGACGACTGGGACGTCGAGGAGCGCGCCCGCGCCGCCCTGGACCGGATCGGCCTCGGCGCCGTCCCACTGGACGGCCGGGTCGGCCGGCTCTCCGGCGGCGAGACGGTGCTGCTCGGCCTGGCCGGGCTGCTGCTGCGCCGCCCCGAGGTGCTGCTGCTGGACGAGCCCACCAACAACCTCGACCGGGACGCCCGGCGGCGGCTGGGCGAGGCGGTGGCGGGCTGGCGCGGCGTCCTCGTCCTGGTCAGCCACGACCGGGAGCTGCTGGAGCAGGTCGACCGCACCGCCGACCTCAGGGACGGCGAAGTCCACTGGTACGGCGGCAACTTCAGCTCCTACCGGGCCGCGCTCGCGGTCGAGCAGGAGGCCGCCGGGCGGATGGTGCGGGTCGCCGAGGCCGACCTCCGCCGCCAGCAGCGCGAGCTGGCCGACACCCAGACCGTGCTGAACCACCGCAAGCGCTACGGCCAGAAGATGTCCGACAACAAGCGCGAGCCGGGCATCGTCATGGGCCAGCGCAAACGCCAGGCCCAGGTCTCCGCCGGAAAGCTGCGCAACCAGCAGCAGGAGAAGGTGGACGGGGCCAGGGAGCGGCTGGCCGCGGCCGAGGCGGCGGTCCGCGAGGACGCCGCGATCCGGGTCGACCTCGCGGCCGGCCAGGTCCCGGCCGGCCGCACCGTGCTCGCCCTCACCGGGGTGAGGCCGGTCCGCTTCGCCGAGGGCGTCCGGATCGACCTGGAGCTGCGCGGCCCCGAACGGATCGCGCTCACCGGCGGCAACGGCACCGGCAAGACGACGCTGCTGCGCACCATCGCCGGGGAGCTCGACCCGCTGGAGGGCGGGGTGTTCCAGGCCGTCCCGCTGCGGATGCTGCCGCAACGGCTGGACATCCTGGACGACCGCCTCAGCGTCGCCGGCAATGTGGCCCGGTTCGCGCCCTCCGCCACCGACAACGAGATCAGGGCGCGGCTCGCCCGCTTCCTCTTCCGCGGCGGCCGGGCCGACCAGCAGGTCGCCACGCTCTCCGGCGGCGAGCGCTTCCGGGCCTCGCTGGCGGCGCTGATGCTGGCCGAACCCGCCCCGCAACTGCTGATCCTGGACGAGCCCACCAACAACCTGGACCTGGCCGGCGTGGCGCAGCTCTCCGCCGCCCTGGCCGGCTACCCCGGCGCGCTGCTGGTGGTCAGCCACGACGAGCCCTTCCTCGCCGGTATCGGCCTCACCCGCCGACTGCGGCTGGACCCGGCCGTCGGCCTGGTCCCGGACCGGGTGGAGGAGTGACCGCCGAACGCGGAAGAGCCGGGGCGGCATCGGTCAGGCGTCCATCTGGCATGGTCAAATAGCCACTGGTGGACAGGAGATGACGGATTGTCAGCGTCCCGGCCAACTCTGTCGCCAATGCCTCGACAGGGCCGGGTCCGCTGGCGAACCTGGCTGCGTGGGAAACGACTTCTTGCTGGTCCTGGTGGTCGTCACGGCCCTGGCCTTCGACTTCACCAACGGTTTTCACGACACCGGTAACGCGATGGCGACGTCCATCGCAACGGGCGCACTCGGCCCACGAGTTGCCGTGGCCCTCTCAGGTCTGCTGAACCTGGTCGGAGCCTTCCTCTCGCTCAGCGTTGCCGCGACCATCGCCAGCGGCCTGGTGGACACCAACCTGGTCACCCTGACCGTGGTGTTCGCCGGCCTGGCCGGCGGCATCACCTGGAACCTGCTGACCTGGTTCCTCGGCATCCCGTCCAGTTCCTCGCACGCCCTGATCGGCGGCGTCGTCGGCGCCACGCTGGCGGCCGCCGGCGGGCACGCGGTGAAGTGGCACGGGCTCTTCCAGAAGGTCATCATC
The Streptacidiphilus albus JL83 genome window above contains:
- a CDS encoding ABC-F family ATP-binding cassette domain-containing protein, with the protein product MSQSFTAPRDPAATPAAIGCTGLDYSWPDGQPLFQGLDLAFGPGRTGLVGRNGSGKSTLLRLLAGELRPDGGTVTAAGRVGHLPQDLALDAGLPVAEALGIAPVRDALLAIERGDTGEQNFALVGDDWDVEERARAALDRIGLGAVPLDGRVGRLSGGETVLLGLAGLLLRRPEVLLLDEPTNNLDRDARRRLGEAVAGWRGVLVLVSHDRELLEQVDRTADLRDGEVHWYGGNFSSYRAALAVEQEAAGRMVRVAEADLRRQQRELADTQTVLNHRKRYGQKMSDNKREPGIVMGQRKRQAQVSAGKLRNQQQEKVDGARERLAAAEAAVREDAAIRVDLAAGQVPAGRTVLALTGVRPVRFAEGVRIDLELRGPERIALTGGNGTGKTTLLRTIAGELDPLEGGVFQAVPLRMLPQRLDILDDRLSVAGNVARFAPSATDNEIRARLARFLFRGGRADQQVATLSGGERFRASLAALMLAEPAPQLLILDEPTNNLDLAGVAQLSAALAGYPGALLVVSHDEPFLAGIGLTRRLRLDPAVGLVPDRVEE